A stretch of the Streptomyces venezuelae genome encodes the following:
- a CDS encoding sodium:calcium antiporter, producing the protein MIHFVLLIVCAVAIYLSCEWFVNAVEWLGERLRVGKTAVATILAAFGTALPESVVTLVAVTTGATDEARNLGVGAAMGGPLALATVAYGVTGAMLLLKRRRDRAAVLAGAGAGAGAGSGSGSGEDTGPGADLAGPGGAVLGDAKDIQRLAKDQAWFLPVFFLKIALGLVAFAFKPALGLLFFAAYAVYFWREIRSSRADDAGTDDEDEPLEPLKLQPSAASPATWAVVVQTLAALVVIFFAAQFFVKQLDVIGPMLGLSATVTALLLAPIATELPEIMNAVIWVRQGKTELALANISGSMMIQATVPSGIGLLFTGWHFDGALLWSGVVTLAAIAHLLLGMRTGRLTPARLAGAGLFYAVFAVGLVLIIS; encoded by the coding sequence GTGATCCATTTCGTACTGCTCATCGTGTGCGCGGTGGCGATCTACCTCTCCTGCGAGTGGTTCGTCAACGCGGTGGAGTGGCTGGGGGAGCGCCTCAGAGTCGGGAAGACGGCGGTCGCCACGATCCTGGCCGCCTTCGGTACCGCCCTGCCCGAGTCCGTGGTGACCCTGGTCGCCGTGACCACCGGTGCCACCGACGAGGCCAGGAACCTCGGCGTCGGCGCCGCCATGGGCGGCCCGCTCGCCCTGGCCACCGTTGCCTATGGCGTGACCGGCGCCATGCTGCTCCTCAAGCGCCGCAGGGACCGGGCCGCCGTCCTCGCCGGCGCAGGCGCCGGTGCAGGCGCCGGTTCCGGTTCCGGTTCCGGCGAGGACACCGGCCCGGGTGCGGACCTCGCGGGGCCCGGCGGTGCGGTCCTCGGCGATGCGAAGGACATACAGCGCCTGGCCAAGGACCAGGCGTGGTTCCTGCCGGTGTTCTTCCTGAAGATCGCGCTCGGCCTGGTCGCCTTCGCCTTCAAGCCCGCGCTCGGTCTGCTGTTCTTCGCGGCCTACGCGGTCTACTTCTGGCGGGAGATCCGCAGCAGCCGCGCCGACGACGCGGGCACGGACGACGAGGACGAGCCGTTGGAGCCGCTGAAGCTCCAGCCCTCGGCCGCCTCCCCGGCGACCTGGGCCGTGGTCGTCCAGACCCTGGCGGCCCTCGTGGTGATCTTCTTCGCCGCGCAGTTCTTCGTGAAGCAGCTCGATGTCATCGGCCCGATGCTCGGCCTGTCCGCGACGGTCACCGCGCTCCTGCTGGCCCCGATCGCCACCGAACTCCCAGAGATCATGAACGCGGTCATCTGGGTCCGGCAGGGCAAGACGGAGCTGGCCCTGGCCAATATCTCCGGCTCCATGATGATCCAGGCCACCGTCCCCAGCGGCATCGGCCTGCTCTTCACCGGCTGGCACTTCGACGGCGCCCTGCTGTGGTCCGGGGTCGTCACCCTCGCCGCGATCGCCCACCTCCTCCTGGGCATGCGCACCGGCAGACTCACGCCCGCCCGTCTCGCGGGCGCCGGACTGTTCTACGCGGTCTTCGCCGTCGGACTCGTCTTGATCATCAGCTGA
- a CDS encoding tetratricopeptide repeat protein codes for MQPRNMSMSGVVDLAAVKAAGEAKAKAEQARAEAARQGGSAAVPPSALVIDVDEAGFERDVIQRSAEVPVVIDFWAEWCEPCKQLGPLLERLAVEANGRFVLAKVDVDANQMLMQQFGIQGIPAVFAVVAGQALPLFQGAAPEAQIRETLAQLIQVAEERFGLTGIAVDPDAEGAAPAEGVAAAAPAGPYDALLEAAMAALDAGDLAGAVQAYKNVLADDPGHPEAKLGLAQAELLRRVQGMNPQEVRAAAAENPKDPAAQIAAADLDLVGGHVEDAFGRLVDTVRVTAGEDRDAARLRLLELFEVIGGDDPRVGAARTALARVLF; via the coding sequence ATGCAGCCCAGAAACATGTCCATGAGCGGCGTCGTCGACCTCGCCGCGGTGAAGGCGGCCGGTGAGGCCAAGGCGAAGGCGGAGCAGGCCCGGGCGGAAGCCGCCCGGCAGGGTGGCTCCGCGGCGGTGCCGCCGTCGGCGCTCGTCATCGATGTCGACGAGGCCGGTTTTGAACGCGATGTGATCCAGCGCTCCGCCGAGGTTCCGGTCGTCATCGACTTCTGGGCCGAGTGGTGCGAGCCTTGCAAGCAGCTCGGCCCGCTGCTGGAGCGGCTGGCCGTGGAGGCCAACGGCCGGTTCGTGCTCGCCAAGGTCGACGTCGACGCCAACCAGATGCTGATGCAGCAGTTCGGCATCCAGGGCATCCCGGCCGTCTTCGCCGTGGTCGCCGGCCAGGCGCTGCCGCTGTTCCAGGGCGCGGCCCCGGAAGCGCAGATCCGCGAGACCCTCGCGCAGCTGATCCAGGTCGCCGAAGAGCGCTTCGGGCTGACCGGGATCGCGGTGGACCCGGACGCCGAGGGCGCCGCCCCGGCGGAAGGGGTTGCCGCCGCCGCCCCGGCCGGGCCGTACGACGCCCTGCTGGAGGCGGCCATGGCCGCGCTGGACGCCGGTGACCTGGCCGGCGCCGTGCAGGCGTACAAGAACGTACTCGCCGACGACCCCGGTCACCCGGAGGCCAAGCTGGGCCTGGCGCAGGCCGAACTCCTCCGGCGGGTGCAGGGTATGAACCCGCAGGAGGTGCGGGCGGCGGCGGCCGAGAACCCCAAGGACCCGGCGGCGCAGATCGCGGCGGCCGACCTGGACCTGGTCGGCGGGCATGTCGAGGACGCCTTCGGGCGGCTGGTGGACACCGTGCGGGTGACCGCCGGTGAGGACCGCGACGCGGCCCGGCTCCGCCTGCTGGAACTGTTCGAGGTCATCGGCGGGGACGACCCGCGGGTGGGCGCCGCCCGCACCGCCCTGGCCCGAGTCCTCTTCTAG
- a CDS encoding tyrosine-protein phosphatase, whose translation MRRHIEFAHLHNFRDMGGYRTRDGRELRWGRLYRSDSLGKLAGAAAQADLERFRELGIRTVIDLRYPWEIEAKGRVPEQDGLTYRNLSIEHRPYDQAEIDPELDPWRYLADRFAEVAEDGAEELREALEALAADDGPQVFHCASGKDRTGLLAALVLALLDVPEDVIAADFALTELATERLVADWHAANPGRTLRWPAYGRAPEQIIRLFLADLTERYGSVHAYATGRLGIDEALVTRLRDRLLTP comes from the coding sequence ATGAGACGACACATCGAGTTCGCGCACCTGCACAACTTCCGTGACATGGGCGGCTATCGGACCCGGGACGGGCGGGAGCTCCGCTGGGGGCGGCTGTACCGGTCCGACTCGCTGGGGAAGCTCGCCGGGGCCGCCGCGCAGGCGGACCTCGAACGGTTCCGGGAGCTGGGCATACGGACCGTGATCGACCTGCGCTACCCCTGGGAGATCGAGGCGAAGGGCCGGGTCCCGGAGCAGGACGGCCTGACGTACCGGAACCTGAGCATCGAGCACCGGCCGTACGACCAGGCCGAGATCGATCCGGAGCTGGACCCCTGGCGCTACCTCGCCGACCGGTTCGCCGAGGTCGCCGAGGACGGGGCGGAGGAGCTCCGCGAGGCGCTGGAGGCGCTGGCGGCCGACGACGGGCCGCAGGTGTTCCACTGCGCCTCCGGCAAGGACCGCACCGGTCTGCTGGCCGCACTCGTGCTCGCCCTGCTGGACGTCCCGGAGGACGTCATCGCCGCGGACTTCGCGCTCACCGAGCTGGCCACCGAACGCCTGGTCGCGGACTGGCACGCGGCCAACCCGGGCCGGACCCTGCGCTGGCCGGCCTACGGCCGGGCCCCGGAGCAGATCATCCGGCTCTTCCTGGCCGACCTGACGGAGCGCTACGGCTCGGTGCACGCGTACGCGACCGGGCGCCTGGGGATCGACGAGGCCCTCGTCACCCGCCTCCGGGACCGCCTGCTGACCCCCTGA
- the pyk gene encoding pyruvate kinase yields the protein MRRSKIVCTLGPAVDSYEQLKALIEAGMNVARFNFSHGSQAEHQERYDRVRKASEDTGRAVGVLADLQGPKIRLETFAEGPVELVRGDEFTITIEDVPGDKSICGTTYKGLPGDVSKGDQVLINDGNVELQVTAVEGPRVKTIVIEGGVISDHKGINLPGAAVNVPALSEKDKEDLRFALRMGCDMVALSFVRDANDVKDVHKVMDEEGRRVPVIAKVEKPQAVENMEAVVAAFDAVMVARGDLAVEYPLEKVPMVQKRLIEMCRRNAKPVIVATQMMESMITNSRPTRAEASDVANAILDGADAVMLSAESSVGQYPIETVKTMSKIVAAAEQELLSKGLQPLVPGKKPRTQGGSVARAACEIADFLDGKALVAFTQSGDTARRLSRYRVVQPILAFTTDVNTRNQLTLSWGVESYIVPHVDNTDAMVDLVDAELLKLKRHNPGDIMVITAGSPPGVPGTTNMVRVHHLGGADRD from the coding sequence ATGCGCCGTTCCAAAATCGTCTGCACGCTGGGCCCCGCCGTCGACTCGTATGAGCAGCTGAAAGCGCTCATCGAGGCAGGCATGAACGTGGCCCGATTCAACTTCAGCCACGGATCCCAGGCAGAACACCAGGAGCGGTACGACCGCGTCCGGAAGGCCTCCGAGGACACCGGGCGCGCGGTCGGCGTCCTCGCCGACCTCCAGGGACCCAAGATCCGTCTCGAGACCTTCGCCGAGGGCCCGGTCGAGCTGGTGCGCGGTGACGAGTTCACCATCACCATCGAGGACGTGCCGGGCGACAAGTCCATCTGCGGCACCACCTACAAGGGCCTGCCCGGGGACGTGTCCAAGGGCGACCAGGTCCTGATCAACGACGGCAACGTCGAGCTCCAGGTGACCGCGGTCGAGGGCCCCCGGGTCAAGACCATCGTCATCGAGGGCGGTGTCATCTCGGACCACAAGGGCATCAACCTGCCCGGTGCCGCCGTCAACGTGCCGGCCCTGTCGGAGAAGGACAAGGAAGACCTCCGCTTCGCCCTGCGGATGGGCTGCGACATGGTGGCCCTGTCCTTCGTCCGGGACGCCAACGACGTCAAGGACGTCCACAAGGTCATGGACGAGGAGGGCCGCCGGGTCCCCGTCATCGCCAAGGTGGAGAAGCCGCAGGCGGTCGAGAACATGGAGGCCGTGGTCGCCGCCTTCGACGCGGTCATGGTGGCCCGTGGCGACCTGGCCGTCGAGTACCCGCTCGAGAAGGTTCCGATGGTCCAGAAGCGGCTCATCGAGATGTGCCGCCGCAACGCCAAGCCGGTGATCGTCGCGACCCAGATGATGGAGTCGATGATCACCAACTCCCGGCCGACCCGCGCCGAGGCCTCCGACGTGGCCAACGCCATCCTGGACGGCGCGGACGCGGTCATGCTGTCCGCCGAGTCCTCGGTCGGCCAGTACCCGATCGAGACCGTCAAGACGATGTCGAAGATCGTCGCGGCGGCCGAGCAGGAGCTGCTCTCCAAGGGCCTGCAGCCGCTGGTCCCGGGCAAGAAGCCGCGCACCCAGGGCGGCTCGGTGGCCCGCGCCGCCTGCGAGATCGCGGACTTCCTGGACGGCAAGGCGCTGGTCGCCTTCACCCAGTCCGGCGACACCGCCCGCCGGCTGTCCCGCTACCGCGTGGTCCAGCCGATCCTGGCCTTCACCACGGACGTGAACACCCGCAACCAGCTCACGCTGAGCTGGGGCGTCGAGTCGTACATCGTCCCGCACGTGGACAACACCGACGCCATGGTCGACCTGGTGGACGCCGAGCTGCTCAAGCTCAAGCGCCACAACCCGGGCGACATCATGGTCATCACGGCCGGTTCGCCCCCCGGCGTCCCCGGCACGACCAACATGGTCCGCGTCCATCACCTGGGCGGCGCCGACCGCGACTGA
- a CDS encoding methylmalonyl-CoA mutase: MDADAIEEGRRRWQARYDKARKRDADFTTLSGDAVEPVYGPRPGDTYEGFERIGWPGEYPYTRGLHATGYRGRTWTIRQFAGFGNAEQTNERYKMILAAGGGGLSVAFDMPTLMGRDSDDPRSLGEVGHCGVAIDSAADMEVLFKDIPLGDVTTSMTISGPAVPVFCMYLVAAERQGVDPAVLNGTLQTDIFKEYIAQKEWLFEPEPHLRLIGDLMEYCATGIPAYKPLSVSGYHIREAGATAAQELAYTLADGFGYVELGLSRGLDVDVFAPGLSFFFDAHLDFFEEIAKFRAARRIWARWMKEVYGAKSDKAMWLRFHTQTAGVSLTAQQPYNNVVRTAVEALSAILGGTNSLHTNALDETLALPSEQAAEIALRTQQVLMEETGVANVADPLGGSWYVEQLTDRIEADAEKIFEQIRERGLRAHPDGRHPIGPITSGILRGIEDGWFTGEIAESAFQYQRSLEKGDKRVVGVNVHHGSVTGDLEILRVSHEVEWEQVRVLGERKGRRDEEKVRGALEAMLDAARDGSNMIPAMLDAVRAEATLGEICNALRDEWGTYTEPPGF, translated from the coding sequence ATGGACGCTGACGCCATCGAGGAGGGCCGCCGCCGCTGGCAGGCCCGTTACGACAAGGCCCGCAAGCGGGACGCGGACTTCACCACGCTCTCCGGTGATGCCGTCGAGCCCGTCTACGGCCCCCGCCCCGGAGACACGTACGAGGGCTTCGAGCGGATCGGGTGGCCGGGGGAGTACCCGTACACCCGCGGCCTGCACGCCACCGGCTACCGGGGCCGCACCTGGACCATCCGGCAGTTCGCCGGCTTCGGCAACGCCGAGCAGACCAACGAGCGCTACAAGATGATCCTGGCCGCCGGCGGCGGCGGGCTCTCCGTGGCCTTCGACATGCCCACCCTGATGGGCCGCGACTCCGACGACCCCCGTTCCCTCGGCGAGGTCGGGCACTGCGGGGTCGCCATCGACTCCGCCGCCGACATGGAGGTCCTGTTCAAGGACATCCCGCTCGGGGACGTCACCACCTCGATGACGATCTCGGGCCCGGCCGTGCCGGTCTTCTGCATGTACCTGGTGGCGGCCGAGCGGCAGGGCGTGGACCCCGCCGTCCTCAACGGCACCCTGCAGACGGACATCTTCAAGGAGTACATCGCCCAGAAGGAGTGGCTCTTCGAGCCCGAGCCGCACCTGCGGCTCATCGGCGACCTCATGGAGTACTGCGCCACCGGCATCCCCGCCTACAAGCCGCTCTCCGTCTCCGGCTACCACATCCGCGAGGCCGGGGCCACGGCCGCGCAGGAGCTCGCGTACACCCTCGCCGACGGCTTCGGCTATGTGGAGCTCGGCCTCTCCCGCGGGCTCGACGTCGATGTCTTCGCCCCCGGCCTGTCCTTCTTCTTCGACGCGCACCTCGACTTCTTCGAGGAGATCGCGAAGTTCCGCGCCGCCCGGAGGATCTGGGCCCGCTGGATGAAGGAGGTGTACGGCGCGAAGTCCGACAAGGCCATGTGGCTGCGCTTCCACACCCAGACCGCCGGGGTCTCGCTGACGGCCCAGCAGCCGTACAACAACGTGGTGCGCACGGCGGTGGAGGCCCTGTCGGCCATCCTCGGCGGCACCAACTCCCTGCACACCAACGCCCTGGACGAGACCCTCGCGCTGCCGAGCGAGCAGGCCGCGGAGATCGCGTTGCGCACCCAGCAGGTGCTGATGGAGGAGACCGGGGTGGCCAATGTGGCCGACCCGCTGGGCGGCTCCTGGTACGTCGAGCAGCTCACCGACCGGATCGAGGCCGACGCGGAGAAGATCTTCGAGCAGATCCGGGAGCGCGGGCTGCGCGCCCACCCGGACGGCCGGCACCCGATCGGCCCGATCACCTCGGGCATCCTGCGCGGTATCGAGGACGGCTGGTTCACCGGCGAGATCGCCGAATCGGCCTTCCAGTACCAGAGGTCGCTGGAGAAGGGCGACAAGCGGGTCGTCGGCGTCAACGTCCACCACGGCTCGGTCACCGGGGACCTGGAGATCCTCCGGGTCAGCCACGAGGTGGAGTGGGAGCAGGTCCGGGTCCTCGGCGAGCGCAAGGGGCGGCGGGACGAGGAGAAGGTGCGGGGCGCGCTGGAGGCGATGCTGGACGCGGCCCGGGACGGCTCGAACATGATCCCGGCGATGCTGGACGCGGTGCGGGCGGAGGCGACCCTGGGCGAAATCTGCAACGCCCTCCGGGACGAATGGGGCACCTACACAGAACCCCCGGGCTTCTAA
- a CDS encoding DUF6230 family protein: MNSQVRGGTRWKRFALVMVPSIAATAAVGVGLAQGALAASFSVSGQDFKVRADELVGEDLIQYGGIAEGHDLHGKPQKHPVTISGFKKATITNMCQSLVTPVPGIGNITLKLQTGHKGRPAVADNIYLDVAELDADAKFEQLDIGVAVGDKSHATKPQPGTVSSPFAFSQRAKTATLTNVRQKAWATTAGTFTLPDLKLRLLSGDQPCYQDEK, translated from the coding sequence ATGAATTCCCAGGTTCGTGGCGGGACCAGATGGAAGCGCTTCGCGCTCGTCATGGTGCCGAGCATCGCGGCGACCGCCGCGGTGGGTGTGGGTCTCGCGCAGGGCGCCCTCGCGGCGTCCTTCAGCGTCTCCGGCCAGGACTTCAAGGTGCGCGCCGACGAGCTCGTCGGTGAGGACCTGATCCAGTACGGCGGTATCGCCGAGGGCCACGACCTCCACGGCAAGCCTCAGAAGCACCCGGTCACCATCTCCGGGTTCAAGAAGGCCACCATCACCAACATGTGCCAGTCGCTGGTCACTCCGGTGCCCGGTATCGGCAACATCACCCTGAAGCTCCAGACGGGCCACAAGGGCCGTCCGGCGGTCGCGGACAACATCTACCTGGATGTCGCCGAGCTCGACGCGGACGCGAAGTTCGAGCAGCTCGACATCGGCGTTGCGGTGGGCGACAAGTCGCACGCCACCAAGCCGCAGCCGGGCACCGTGTCCAGCCCGTTCGCGTTCTCGCAGCGCGCCAAGACGGCGACGCTGACGAACGTGCGGCAGAAGGCGTGGGCGACGACGGCGGGTACCTTCACCCTGCCCGACCTCAAGCTCCGTCTGCTCAGCGGCGACCAGCCGTGCTACCAGGACGAGAAGTAA
- a CDS encoding DUF6114 domain-containing protein, translated as MNPQAPVNAATKDHWLTVVYYRFHGWSGKRPFWAGLFTLLGGVPIAYFPYADVRLGNITIAMATTGGAGALIIGVLLITLGLALWFQQGIRIFAGVATLLLGLVSLPVSNLGGFFMGFLCALVGGCLALSWAPGVPAEEADRVPAVAGAGPRETETDYATETTAHADGGRNSAG; from the coding sequence ATGAACCCCCAGGCCCCGGTTAACGCCGCCACCAAGGACCACTGGCTCACCGTGGTGTACTACCGCTTCCACGGCTGGAGCGGCAAGCGGCCGTTCTGGGCCGGGCTGTTCACTCTGCTGGGCGGCGTCCCGATCGCGTACTTCCCGTACGCAGACGTCCGGCTGGGCAATATCACCATCGCGATGGCGACCACCGGCGGTGCCGGTGCCCTCATCATCGGCGTCCTGCTGATCACGCTGGGCCTGGCCCTCTGGTTCCAGCAGGGCATCCGGATCTTCGCCGGCGTGGCCACGCTCCTGCTGGGCCTGGTGTCGCTGCCGGTGTCCAACCTCGGCGGCTTCTTCATGGGCTTCCTCTGCGCACTGGTGGGCGGCTGCCTCGCCCTCTCCTGGGCGCCCGGGGTGCCCGCCGAGGAAGCGGACCGGGTGCCCGCCGTCGCCGGAGCCGGACCGCGCGAGACGGAAACGGACTACGCGACCGAGACGACTGCCCACGCCGATGGCGGGAGGAACAGTGCGGGGTGA
- a CDS encoding MarR family winged helix-turn-helix transcriptional regulator yields the protein MSKPLSLPFDPIARADELWQQRWGPVPSMAAITSIMRAHQILLGEVDAVVKPYGLTFARYEALVLLTFSKAGELPMSKIGERLMVHPTSVTNTVDRLMKSGLVAKRPNPNDGRGTLASITDKGREVVEAATRDLMAMDFGLGAYDAEECAEIFAMLRPLRVAAADFDEK from the coding sequence GTGTCCAAGCCGCTCAGCCTTCCCTTCGATCCCATCGCCCGCGCCGACGAGCTCTGGCAGCAGCGCTGGGGCCCGGTCCCCTCCATGGCCGCGATCACCTCGATCATGCGGGCGCACCAGATCCTGCTCGGCGAGGTCGACGCCGTGGTGAAGCCCTACGGGCTGACCTTCGCCCGCTACGAGGCCCTGGTCCTGCTCACCTTCTCCAAGGCCGGCGAACTGCCGATGTCGAAGATCGGCGAGCGGCTGATGGTCCACCCCACCTCGGTGACCAACACCGTCGACCGGCTGATGAAGTCCGGTCTGGTGGCCAAGCGGCCGAACCCGAACGACGGGCGCGGGACCCTGGCGTCGATCACCGACAAGGGCCGCGAGGTGGTGGAGGCGGCCACCCGGGACCTGATGGCCATGGACTTCGGGCTCGGCGCGTACGACGCCGAGGAGTGCGCGGAGATCTTCGCCATGCTCCGGCCGCTGCGGGTGGCCGCCGCGGACTTCGACGAGAAGTAG
- a CDS encoding TetR/AcrR family transcriptional regulator, producing the protein MHSPDVPSGAAGRTGRPRSASADAAILAATRDALCELGWSKVSMGDVAARAGVAKTTLYRRWSGKNELVVDAVAELFDELELPDRGSLEADVEYVVLRFAELLRRPEARTALMAVVAESTRDEALRDRIRSAIVDRQKRLVVLGRERAQARGELPYEEDEDLAGRTTDLIFDVIAGTVVHRALVSSEPVDELWVATFTTLLMHGLRGT; encoded by the coding sequence ATGCACTCGCCTGATGTCCCCTCCGGAGCCGCCGGCCGGACCGGCCGCCCCCGCAGCGCCTCGGCGGACGCCGCGATCCTCGCCGCGACCCGGGACGCGCTGTGCGAGCTGGGCTGGTCGAAGGTGTCGATGGGCGATGTGGCGGCGCGGGCGGGGGTCGCCAAGACCACTCTGTACCGGCGGTGGTCGGGGAAGAACGAGCTGGTCGTGGACGCGGTCGCGGAGCTCTTCGACGAACTGGAACTCCCGGACCGGGGCTCCCTGGAGGCGGACGTCGAGTACGTGGTGCTGCGGTTCGCGGAACTGCTGCGGCGGCCGGAGGCGCGGACGGCGCTGATGGCGGTGGTCGCGGAATCCACCCGCGACGAGGCGCTCCGGGACCGGATCCGGTCGGCGATCGTGGACCGGCAGAAACGTCTCGTCGTACTGGGCCGGGAACGGGCCCAGGCCCGTGGCGAACTCCCGTACGAGGAGGACGAGGACCTGGCCGGCCGGACCACGGACCTGATCTTCGACGTGATCGCGGGCACGGTGGTCCATCGCGCGCTGGTCAGCTCGGAGCCGGTGGACGAGTTGTGGGTGGCCACGTTCACCACCCTCCTGATGCACGGCCTACGCGGCACGTGA
- a CDS encoding DUF3817 domain-containing protein has protein sequence MKRSVLTRYRVMAYVTAVMLLILCACMVAKYGFDTGADLTFAVSQAHGVLFMVYLVFAFDLGSKAKWSFGKLLWILVSGTIPLAAFFVERKVRAEVEPLVLGGPAAAPAKA, from the coding sequence ATGAAACGAAGCGTGCTGACCCGCTACCGCGTCATGGCCTACGTGACCGCGGTCATGCTCCTGATCCTCTGCGCCTGCATGGTGGCCAAGTACGGCTTCGACACCGGCGCCGACCTCACCTTCGCGGTCTCCCAGGCGCACGGTGTGCTCTTCATGGTCTACCTGGTCTTCGCCTTCGACCTCGGCTCCAAGGCCAAGTGGTCCTTCGGCAAGCTGCTCTGGATCCTGGTCAGCGGCACCATCCCGCTCGCCGCCTTCTTCGTCGAGCGCAAGGTCCGCGCCGAGGTCGAGCCGCTGGTCCTCGGCGGCCCGGCCGCCGCCCCCGCCAAGGCCTGA
- a CDS encoding acetate kinase has translation MTASRILVLNSGSSSVKYQLLDMTDRSRLAVGLVERIGEETSRLVHEPLTGPNPGKREQVAPIADHKAALEAVAAELAADGLGLDSPELAAVGHRVVHGGTRFTAPTVIDEEVLAEIRSLIPLAPLHNPANVTGIEVARALRPDLPQVAVFDTAFHATMPEYAARYAIDTATADAYSIRRYGFHGTSHAYVSRATAALLGKAPEEVNVIVLHLGNGASASAVRGGVCVDTSMGLTPLEGLVMGTRSGDLDPAVIFHLARVGGLSIDEIDALLNKKSGLLGLCGDNDMREVLRRAGEGDEAARTAFAAYVHRLKKYIGAYVAVLGRVDAVVFTAGVGENSAPVREAAVDGLAELGLALDSEANAVRSPEPRLVSAEYSRVAVAVVPTDEELEIAEQSYSLVTQ, from the coding sequence GTGACCGCATCGCGCATCCTCGTCCTCAACTCCGGCTCCTCCTCCGTCAAGTACCAGCTGCTGGACATGACGGACCGGTCCCGGCTGGCCGTCGGGCTGGTGGAGCGCATCGGAGAGGAGACCTCCCGGCTGGTGCACGAGCCGCTGACCGGGCCGAACCCCGGCAAGCGCGAGCAGGTCGCCCCGATCGCCGACCACAAGGCCGCGCTGGAGGCGGTGGCGGCCGAGCTGGCCGCCGACGGGCTGGGCCTGGACTCCCCGGAGCTGGCCGCCGTCGGCCACCGGGTGGTGCACGGCGGGACCCGGTTCACCGCGCCGACCGTGATCGACGAGGAGGTGCTGGCCGAGATCCGCAGCCTGATTCCGCTGGCGCCGCTGCACAACCCGGCCAATGTGACCGGTATCGAGGTGGCCCGGGCGCTGCGCCCGGACCTGCCGCAGGTCGCGGTCTTCGACACCGCCTTCCACGCGACCATGCCGGAATACGCCGCCCGGTACGCGATCGACACCGCCACCGCGGACGCGTACTCCATCCGCCGGTACGGCTTCCACGGCACCTCGCACGCCTATGTCTCCCGGGCCACCGCCGCCCTGCTCGGCAAGGCCCCGGAAGAGGTCAACGTGATCGTGCTACACCTGGGCAACGGTGCGTCGGCCTCGGCGGTCCGGGGTGGGGTCTGCGTGGACACCTCGATGGGACTGACCCCGCTGGAGGGCCTGGTCATGGGAACCCGCTCGGGGGACCTCGACCCGGCGGTGATCTTCCACCTGGCCCGGGTGGGCGGGCTCTCGATCGACGAGATCGACGCGCTGCTGAACAAGAAGAGCGGGCTGCTCGGCCTCTGCGGGGACAACGACATGCGGGAGGTGCTGCGGCGGGCCGGCGAGGGCGACGAGGCGGCGCGGACCGCCTTCGCGGCGTACGTCCACCGGCTGAAGAAGTACATCGGTGCGTACGTGGCGGTGCTCGGCCGGGTGGACGCGGTGGTCTTCACGGCCGGGGTCGGCGAGAACTCGGCCCCCGTGCGGGAAGCTGCGGTGGACGGTCTGGCAGAGCTGGGCCTGGCGCTCGACTCCGAGGCCAACGCGGTCCGCTCCCCCGAGCCGCGGCTGGTTTCGGCCGAGTACTCCCGGGTGGCGGTGGCCGTCGTCCCGACCGACGAGGAGCTGGAGATCGCCGAGCAGAGCTACTCCCTTGTTACCCAGTAG